The DNA region CTCAGCAGTCAATAGAACGTAAAACCGGGGATCTCAGGGAGAAAGAAAACGTGATGAGCATTTTCGAGGAACTCGAATCCGAGGTACGCAGTTACAGCCGTGGCTGGCCCGTGGTGTTCGACCGGGCGCAGGGGAGCTACCTGTACGACGAAGACGGCAAGGCCTATCTCGACTTCTTCGCGGGCGCCGGCGCGCTGAACTACGGGCACAACAACCCGGCGCTGAAGCGTGCCCTGATCGACTACATCGCCCGTGACGGCGTGACGCACGCGCTCGACATGTTCACCGTGGCGAAGCGGGACTTCCTCCAGACGTTCCAGGAGAAGATCCTCCAGCCGCGCGAGCTCGACTACAAGGTCGTCTTCCCCGGTCCCGGTGGCGCGAACGCCGTCGAGGCCGCGCTGAAGCTCGCCCGCAAGGTGACCGGCAAGGAGTCGGTCATCAACTTCACCAACGCCTTCCACGGGATGACGCTGGGCGCCCTGTCGGTGACCGGTAACTCGATGAAGCGCGGCGGCGCGGGTGTCCCGCTGGTGCACGCCACCCCGATGCCGTACGACAACTACTTCGACGGCTCCATCCCGGACTTCCTCTACTTCGAGAAGCTGCTCGAAGACTCCGGCAGTGGCCTGAACGAGCCCGCCGCCGTGATCGTCGAAGGCGTGCAGGGCGAGGGCGGCATCAACGCCGCGCGCGTCGAGTGGCTCAAGGCGCTGGACGACCTGTGCAAGAAGCACGGCATCCTGCTGATCCTCGACGACGTCCAGATGGGCTGCGGCCGCACCGGCCCGTTCTTCAGCTTCGAGGACGCGGGCATCAAACCCGACATCGTCTGCCTCTCGAAGTCCATCGGCGGCTACGGCATCCCGATGGCGCTGACGCTGATCCGCCCGGACCTCGACGTCTGGGAGCCGGGTGAGCACAACGGCACCTTCCGCGGCATCAGCCCGGCGTTCGTCACCGCGACCGAGGCGATCCGCGTCTACTGGAGCGACGACGAGCTGGAGAAGTCGACCAAGGCCAAGGGCGAGCGCATCGCCGCCGCCTTCCAGGGCATCGTCGAGGCGTACCCGGACGCGAACCTGTTCGCGAAGGGCCGCGGCCTCGCCCGGGGCATCGAGTTCGCCAACGGCGACCTCGCGGGCAAGGTCTGCGCCGCCGCGTTCGAGCGCGGGCTGCTGATGGAGACCTCCGGCCCCGACGGCGAGGTCATGAAGGTCCTCCCGCCGCTCACCCTGACGGACGACGAGCTGACGAAGGGCCTCGCGATCATCGACGAGGCCGTCGCCGCCGTCCTCGACTGACCCGACCTGACCGCCCTCAACCAGGAACGAGAAGGAGTTTCCCGTTGCTTGTCAGAACACTCGACGAGGTCACCGACACCGACGCCGACATCAAGACCCCGAACTGGCGCAGCAAGCGCATCGTGCTGGCCAAGGAGGGCGTCGGCTTCTCGGTGCACGAGACCACGTTGTACGCCGGGACGGTCAACGACTTCTGGTACGCGAACCACATCGAAGCGGTGTTCATCACCTCCGGTGAAGGGGAGCTCGAAAACACCGCGACCGGCGAGGT from Amycolatopsis sp. EV170708-02-1 includes:
- the ectB gene encoding diaminobutyrate--2-oxoglutarate transaminase, translating into MSIFEELESEVRSYSRGWPVVFDRAQGSYLYDEDGKAYLDFFAGAGALNYGHNNPALKRALIDYIARDGVTHALDMFTVAKRDFLQTFQEKILQPRELDYKVVFPGPGGANAVEAALKLARKVTGKESVINFTNAFHGMTLGALSVTGNSMKRGGAGVPLVHATPMPYDNYFDGSIPDFLYFEKLLEDSGSGLNEPAAVIVEGVQGEGGINAARVEWLKALDDLCKKHGILLILDDVQMGCGRTGPFFSFEDAGIKPDIVCLSKSIGGYGIPMALTLIRPDLDVWEPGEHNGTFRGISPAFVTATEAIRVYWSDDELEKSTKAKGERIAAAFQGIVEAYPDANLFAKGRGLARGIEFANGDLAGKVCAAAFERGLLMETSGPDGEVMKVLPPLTLTDDELTKGLAIIDEAVAAVLD
- a CDS encoding ectoine synthase, which translates into the protein MLVRTLDEVTDTDADIKTPNWRSKRIVLAKEGVGFSVHETTLYAGTVNDFWYANHIEAVFITSGEGELENTATGEVFQLKPGTLYLLNDHDKHQVRPKTEIKCVCVFNPPITGREVHDENGVYPLVTEP